One genomic region from Rhinoraja longicauda isolate Sanriku21f chromosome 34, sRhiLon1.1, whole genome shotgun sequence encodes:
- the LOC144609649 gene encoding histone H2AX-like, translated as MSGRGKTGGKARTKPKSRSSRAGLQFPVGRVHRLLIKGHYAERVGAGAPVYMAAVLEYLTAEILELAGNAARDNKKSRIIPRHLQLAVRNDEELNKLLGRVTIAQGRVLPNIQAVLLPKQTSAATKTK; from the coding sequence ATGTCTGGGCGAGGGAAAACAGGTGGTAAAGCTCGGACCAAGCCCAAATCTCGCTCGTCCCGGGCCGGGCTGCAGTTCCCGGTGGGCCGTGTTCACAGGCTTCTGATAAAGGGTCACTATGCTGAGCGGGTGGGTGCTGGAGCCCCGGTATACATGGCTGCTGTGCTCGAGTATCTGACGGCTGAAATCCTGGAACTGGCTGGTAACGCGGCCCGGGACAACAAGAAGTCCCGCATCATTCCCAGACATCTACAGCTGGCCGTCCGCAACGACGAGGAGCTCAACAAGCTGCTGGGAAGGGTGACCATCGCTCAGGGCAGGGTGCTGCCCAATATCCAGGCCGTGTTGTTGCCCAAACAAACCAGCGCGGCCACCAAGACCAAGTAA
- the LOC144609472 gene encoding histone H2B 1/2-like: MPDPPKAAKKGAKKAVSKPAGKAGKKRRKSRKESYSIYIYKVMKQVHPDTGISSKAMSIMNSFVNDIFERIAGEASRLAHYNKRATISSREIQTAVRLLLPGELAKHAVSEGTKAVTKYTSSK, from the coding sequence ATGCCTGACCCACCGAAAGCGGCCAAGAAGGGCGCCAAGAAAGCCGTGTCCAAACCTGCAGGCAAGGCGGGCAAGAAACGCAGGAAGTCGAGGAAGGAAAGTTACTccatctacatctacaaagtgaTGAAGCAGGTTCACCCCGACACCGGCATCTCCTCCAAGGCCATGAGCATCATGAACTCGTTCGTCAACGATATTTTCGAGCGCATCGCGGGCGAGGCTTCCCGCCTGGCTCATTACAACAAGCGGGCGACTATCAGCTCCCGGGAGATCCAGACAGCTGTGCGCCTGCTGCTGCCCGGGGAGCTGGCCAAGCACGCCGTGTCGGAAGGGACAAAGGCGGTGACCAAGTACACCAGTTCCAAGTAA